One Besnoitia besnoiti strain Bb-Ger1 chromosome VIII, whole genome shotgun sequence DNA segment encodes these proteins:
- a CDS encoding hypothetical protein (encoded by transcript BESB_083070), whose product MQFAHGCYAAKEARVLSSPVLEGPSSSTRGSRSDERLTPSCRGLPSSPPRGVVMAHGPERSSASCPVFCPCVSPFFTSVVPSSPSLASTGERGGGIADPPKRGAFAAQASPESLRLSAADRPPGAAPFPAPQQSTNYLFQAPQTEPQLHAQTPSPGASWAPNPPGSASVGGASCGPQGPPFVQYSLSSVDGSPGCLASAPEALPVSLASGVSVGSTTTGGGALGNGGVDRHPDRAGRQCPSQGDASAVPASLESSGGLPPSFSPFLSAPVYPFLPPQQLPLVVAPAVYGQPMRGAVAYDILQADSAYWALLSSQSQALFPASYAVLSAGKPGEQPGTGFFPPSGCEGSGDPSAFAGGDPRSSASQPLCTQKLPVASSFEGQGAFEGTGTSAEGVSAFYAPLAAHCPQQAVFHLVCGCGERGPKAHGGAAGKDGAGEQDGRLTVTPCAITTTAGELGEDESPFAETGAHLYGDKGEWNRGGGQQRQDPSNPSSPALCSFLSGPPVSSLSTASSGSAEDLVRVVAEGDRCGAKPGAPGDSGRGAEGHGPRREQPARNSQGPAAWPEPPGASAAPEGDGLLVRGRQQGRATGLAEGISGGSLEEPRSPGVVAALYREGEGIQGSLSPEETPGVGVTPTSSLDRDSPEQSRVSSCPVSLCEGAEDAHVCGREGGMRGGDGPDGSLSGPLGDRAACEENPKGGAGDASGPSAYPAQQTALPSFSPGLDGGGRYFLPNGVDLSVPEPPVLPAANSFAATPSPSSFASQASSPFVYPGVGAGSPAFSAAYPPFVAFLYPSFAPVAYPPGAPLDFAGASTYGPFECHGTMPSAFSGVSYYNLSALPFAYSPCDPAPEAISAGLAGASGGAFSLASPPYYGSGAAPPAAPVSAESYGTLPVAETAAGGVCVQEASEFALSAGAPESGSPPCVRPLQELTPLLEGIAEAGERDDSLESECDDGGSETSRESAHNAEEIPQRGAGEDASRTVTAEGEHATAATLGPAAGVTSTRAGPEAATPGSEYPVAAAAPADSEPAAPASSLAWAASSEPVAGPGDAAETRRGARSPVYRGLQTGAAGSSSPSASADATLGAWPGPSRAPASLESVSRECAAGIPALPLSRDRGDRCLFQGPAADPNARAAPLDSGARFERPAQAGWLRRGSGAERRAVAQFGSTPSGPDGRMRKDTRDRGRGSSLASRRGREAHFARDRSGRGSFGSFSSMSSAGSGPPFGPRRASFTPLSHEGERQRDRRAPQSRREPKGRYVPVLAARSRAGEAEGGGDARETTRDARPNPGEETLAGEGRQAETNGPTRAERGESGCTEWKEKRGDPGADALDSRRAGAPPDEALLAPADSKGCSPTSGPRRSASPVASRPLAAPVERHPAGAAENQGARGSLGADTGETLGPQSFAGSPPSFTQASSSLPVVAVAPPSLLAPPAGDPPGPSAAPSGPSASAPLSSPSASSAPPPLPVAARTPPAEGASPPAVYSENSVGGGAALVHPPLQSCSGALRSPSSGSAAREAERGPRGPLGPEAQKGARPGDPAQGAREAAQANAKQDKPAHLRWSSWDSDASGWSSLGALNSQALVAGSTQELGPGARKQEPDGLPVAPPPPLQSLPRPASSEAFAGKDGERGPFGRPRGGGGGEGSWPVTRGDVSVSSSASHQRGKRENEAARDAPRAGEAKPEKLPLEQEARARRDKQKEQEVCGFQSKGKAGKNGKGWREISQGPGPVVPCAPAERGAGEAKETARRAAPRERNFFSAASQGSVGVSQTRRQGDEGAQASRAEERERDGERNGGAKGRSGEDSSTEARQSEASSSFSASRTGAVEKTARWRATAEAAAGGSARGVSTGSLNSQRDQATGRSARDARKQATDGEQRRTAPVAASSGGRTPQGGGERPETSRGEETKKIRYRFVESERGKAQPLGEPERAALKGEGVRRGEDAEGAEIAAVPPSRQKEETAREKPRPFEKRRNIMFPLLSRAVGEACKDATRGGRRRQKRSSGVSLSSSLASSPVSSFSSSASSSCFSSAVSAASLCASSASSSRAFSATSPLSSFASISSLPSDISFHSASSKSSSLSSSSSSSSTSSLAFSFPSASSPSAVSLPASAPLAASASASASASARGDGPRGAACPVAARVLNDAYHSSCASARRSSQPKGVASSSSAPSAFSAWSLSTSSLSASSLSTSSLAPASTLPASSHSSSLSSSSSSLSEKAEAERPGAGSGSLRREAEEDGESRRRRDAACERGKREAAHSRHPRVAHPERRRDEEKEKALDEKMATIREQNRLLEKRHRQVRGSSAKSRSHQRSTSLCGLCGRKKDSAMKASRSCVHTYAYIDRNR is encoded by the exons ATGCAGTTCGCTCACGGCTGCTACGCTGCGAAAGAGGCTCGTGTTCTTTCCTCTCCCGTTCTCGAGGGTCCTTCATCCTCCACCcgaggctcgcgcagcgaTGAGAGACTCACGCCTTCCTGTCGAGGtcttccttcctcgccgcccagGGGCGTAGTCATGGCACACGGGCCTGAAcggtcctctgcgtcctgtCCAGTCTTCTGTCCCTGCGTTTCGCCGTTCTTCACCTCTGTcgtgccttcttcgccgtcgctggcctctacaggagagagaggcggagggatAGCAGACCCGCCAAAGCGAGGCGCTTTCGCCGCACAGGCATCTCCGGAATCGCTGCGTCTATCGGCGGCGGATCGCCCTCCCGGCGCGGCTCCCTTTCCAGCCCCGCAACAGAGCACCAACTACCTCTTTCAGGCTCCGCAGACGGAGCCCCAGCtccacgcgcagacgccctcTCCGGGCGCGAGTTGGGCTCCAAATCCTCCGGGGTCGGCGTCTGTCGGTGGGGCATCTTGCGGCCCCCAAGGACCCCCGTTCGTCCAGtattctctctcttctgtcgACGGCTCGCCGGGGTGTCTGGCCTCGGCTCCAGAGGCGCTCCCAGTCTCCTTGGCCAGTGGCGTCTCTGTGGGCTCCACGACTACGGGCGGAGGGGCCCTCGGCAACGGGGGCGTAGACCGACACCCTGATCGGGCCGGTCGTCAGTGTCCGTCACAGGGCGACGCCTCAGCTGTGCCCGCGAGTTTGGAGAGCAGCGGGGGTCTGCCCCCGTCATTTTCACCGTTTCTCTCCGCACCTGTGTacccttttcttcctccgcagcagctcccGCTGGTGGTCGCCCCTGCGGTGTACGGACAGCCGATGAGGGGAGCCGTCGCTTACGATATTTTGCAAGCTGATTCGGCCTACTGGGCGCTTCTGTCCTCACAGAGTCAGGCTTTGTTTCCTGCGTCATACGCGGTGTTGAGTGCTGGGAAGCCTGGCGAGCAGCCTGGCACTGGCTTCTTCCCCCCTTCTGGGTGTGAAGGTTCCGGCGATCCTTCCGCGTTTGCTGGAGGAGACCCACGCTCCTCTGCCTCACAGCCGCTGTGTACCCAAAAGCTTCCGGTTGCCTCTTCTTTTGAAGGTCAGGGCGCATTCGAAGGTACAGGCACGTCGGCGGAGGGAGTCTCTGCGTTTTATGCGCCTTTAGCAGCACACTGTCCTCAGCAGGCCGTTTTTCACCTTGTTTGCGGGTGTGGCGAAAGGGGCCCAAAGGCCCAtggaggggcggcggggaaGGATGGAGCGGGCGAGCAAGATGGCCGCTTGACTGTGACGCCTTGTGCGATCACGACGACCGCGGGTGAgctcggcgaagacgaaTCGCCTttcgcggagacaggcgctcATCTGTATGGCGATAAAGGCGAGTGGAACAGAGGGGGCGGTCAGCAGCGTCAGGACCCGTCGAacccctcctcgcccgcgctgtGCTCGTTTCTTTCGGGCCCGCCGGTGTCGAGCCTTTCCACGGCTTCCAGCGGCTCAGCGGAGGACTTGGTGCGCGTGGTGGCTGAAGGCGACAGGTGTGGCGCGAAGCCCGGGGCCCCGGGAGACAGTGGCAGGGGGGCTGAGGGACACggccctcgccgcgagcagccGGCCCGCAACTCGCAGGGGCCTGCCGCATGGCCCGAGCCTCCTGGAGCATCTGCGGCACCCGAAGGAGACGGTCTTCTCGTGCGAGGGCGTCAACAGGGTCGGGCGACAGGGCTCGCGGAGGGGATCTCTGGGGGCTCGCTGGAagagccgcggagcccaGGGGTCGTAGCGGCGCTTTaccgcgaaggagagggaaTTCAGGGCTCTTTGTCGCCAGAAGAAACTCCGGGCGTTGGCGTCACGCCTACGTCCTCTTTGGATCGAGACTCGCCTGAACAGTCTCGTGTGTCGTCGTGCCCCGTCAGTCTGTgtgaaggcgcagaagatgCCCATGTCTGCGGTCGGGAGGGTGGCATGCGTGGGGGCGACGGGCCCGATGGGTCCCTGTCGGGCCCGTtgggcgaccgcgcggcgtGTGAAGAGAACCCGAAGGGAGGCGCAGGTGACGCCTCTGGACCCAGCGCGTATCCGGCTCAGCAGACAGCTTTGCCGTCCTTCTCGCCGGGACTCGACGGAGGGGGGCGGTACTTTTTGCCGAATGGAGTTGACCTGAGTGTCCCAGAGCCCCCGGTTCTGCCAGCAGCTAATTCGTTCGCTGCCACGCCGTCCCCCTCATCGTTTGCATCCCAGGCTTCCTCTCCGTTCGTTTATCCAGGCGTGGGGGCGGGGTCGCCAGCCTTCTCGGCTGCCTATCCTCCGTTCGTCGCGTTCCTGTACCCGTCTTTCGCGCCAGTCGCCTATCCCCCGGGCGCCCCTCTGGacttcgccggcgcgtcgacATACGGGCCCTTCGAGTGTCACGGGACAATGCCGTCGGCTTTCTCCGGAGTTTCGTACTACAATCTGTCTGCCCTTCCTTTCGCTTACTCGCCTTGTGACCCTGCCCCGGAGGCGATCTCggcgggcctcgcgggcgcgagcggcggggcgttctccctcgcctcccctccTTATTACGGATCgggggccgcgccgccagccgcgcctgtctctgcagagtcGTATGGGACTCTTCCGGTCGCGGAGACCGCTGCAGGGGGCGTGTGCGTACAGGAAGCATCGGAGTTTGCCTTGTCCGCAGGTGCGCCAGAGAGCGGGTCGCCGCCATGtgtgcggcctctgcaggaaCTCACGCCCCTGCTGGAAGGGATAGCAGAGGCGGGGGAGAGGGACGACAGTCTCGAGTCGGAATGTGACGACGGGGGCAGCGAGACGTCGCGGGAGAGTGCCCACAACGCAGAAGAAATACCGCAGCGAGGggcgggcgaagacgcaagtCGAACGGTaaccgcggaaggcgagcaTGCGACAG CAGCGACCCtagggcctgcggcgggggTCACTTCAACTCGTGCGGGGCCTGAGGCTGCGACACCAGGCTCCGAGTACCCAGtagcggccgccgcacctgcagacagcgagcccgcggcgcctgcttcctcgcttgCCTGGGCGGCCTCGTCAGAGCCGGTAGCGGGGCCTGGGGACGCagccgagacgcggcgaggtGCGCGGAGCCCAGTCTACAGGGGCTTGCAGACAGGCGCTGCGGGTTCGAGTTCtccttcggcgtctgcggatgCTACACTCGGCGCGTGGCCAGGGCCTTctcgggcgccggcgtctctggAGAGTGTTTCGCGTGAATGTGCAGCCGGCATCCCGGCACTCCCGCTCAgtcgcgaccgcggagacaggtGTCTTTTCCAGGGGCCCGCTGCAGACCCCAACGCACGGGCGGCGCCCCTGGACTCGGGTGCGCGGTTCGAGAGGCCCGCTCAGGCTGGCTGGTTGCGTCGTGGCTCTGGCgctgagcggcgcgccgttgCGCAGTTCGGTTCAACTCCCTCAGGGCCAGACGGCCGCATGAGGAAAGACACGCGGGATCGAGGCCGCGGGAGCAGCCTGGCGagtcggcgcggccgcgaggcgcactTTGCGCGGGACCGGAGTGGAAGGGGCAGCTTCGGCTCCTTCTCGTCTATGTCGTCCGCAGGCTCGGGGCCGCCGTTTGGGccccgtcgcgcctccttcaCGCCGCTGAGTCACGAgggggagagacagcgagaccGCAGAGCCCCGCAGAGCCGGCGCGAGCCCAAGGGTCGGTACGTGCCTGTCCTGGCGGCTAGGTcgagggcgggcgaggccgagggagggggggatgCGCGAGAGACAACGCGGGACGCGCGTCCCAACCCGGGGGAGGAGACATTGGCAGGCGAAGGACGGCAAGCAGAGACGAACGgaccgacgcgcgcggaacgaggagagagcggctgcACGGAgtggaaggagaagagaggagacccgggcgcggacgcgctcgaCTCAAGAAGGGCAGGAGCGCCGCCCGACGAGGCCCTGCTTGCTCCGGCGGATTCAAAAGGGTGCAGCCCGACATCTGGACCacggcgctcggcgtctcctgTGGCGAGCCGCCCCCTCGCTGCTCCTGTCGAGAGACACcccgctggcgctgcagagaaccAGGGGGCGCGCGGGTCGCTAGGGGCCGATACGGGTGAGACCCTCGGTCCGCAGAGCTTCGCTGGATCCCCGCCGTCGTTTACACAAGCTTCGTCGAGCTTGcctgtcgtcgccgtcgctccgccttctctgttggcgcctcccgcaggcgACCCGCCAGgcccttctgctgcgccgtctggcccctccgcgtctgcgccgctcagctcgccctccgcgtcgtcggcgcctcctcctctcccggtCGCCGCTcgcacgccgccggccgAGGGAGCGAGTCCGCCCGCCGTGTATTCGGAGAATTCGGTAGGGGGAGGAGCGGCGCTAGTCCACCCGCCGCTGCAGTCCTGCTCGGGGGCCTTGAGGTCTCCGTCTTCGGGCTCGGCGGCCCGAGAGGCCGAGCGCGGGCCCCGCGGCCCGCTGGGGCctgaggcgcagaagggcgcgcggccgggAGACCCCGCCcagggcgcgagagaagctgCGCAAGCCAATGCGAAGCAGGACAAGCCCGCGCACTTACGGTGGAGTTCGTGGGACTCCGACGCCAGTGGATGGTCTTCTCTCGGTGCCCTCAACTCGCAGGCGCTTGTCGCGGGGTCGACTCAAGAGCTAGGTCCGGGGGCACGAAAGCAGGAGCCCGACGGCCTCCCGgttgcgcctccgccgcctcttcagAGCCTTCCGCGCCCGGCTTCGTCCGAGGCGTTTGCAGGCAAAGACGGGGAGAGGGGCCCCTTCGGGCGCccccgcgggggggggggcggcgagggcagtTGGCCCGTGACGAGGGGCGACGTGAGCGTCTCGTCGTCAGCGAGTCACCAGAGaggcaagagagagaacgaagcggcgcgcgacgccccacgcgcgggcgaggcgaagccggaGAAGTTGCCGCTcgagcaggaggcgcgagccagGAGAGACAAGCAGAAAGAGCAGGAAGTTTGCGGGTTCCAGTCTAAGGGAAAAGCTGGAAAAAACGGCAAGGGTTGGCGGGAGATCAGCCAGGGCCCGGGTCCAGTTGTAccctgcgcgcccgcggagagaggcgcaggcgaggcgaaggagactgcgcgacgcgcggcgccgagagagcgGAACTTTTTCTCAGCCGCCTCTCAGGGGTCGGTGGGCGtctcgcagacgcggcgtcaaggcgacgagggcgctcaggcctcgcgcgcggaggaaaggGAGAGGGATGGCGAGCGgaacggcggcgcgaagggccgcagcggcgaggacaGCTCGACTGAAGCGCGTCAGAGCGAGGCGTCATCTTCTTTCTCGGCCTCTCGCACGGGCGCAGTCGAGAAGACGGCTAGatggagggcgacggccgaagctgctgcaggtggGTCGGCGCGGGGGGTCTCCACGGGCTCGCTGAACTCGCAGAGGGACCAGGCAACTGGCAGATCGGCGCGAGATGCAAGAAAGCAGGCCACGGAcggagagcagcggcgcaccgcgccggtggcggcgtcgagcggGGGACGCACGCCCcaggggggcggggagcgGCCAGAGACTTcaagaggagaggaaacgaagaaaatCCGATATCGGTTCGTGGAGAGTGAGCGAGGCAAGGCGCAGCCACTGGGCGAGCCTGAGCGGGCGGCTCTGAAGGGAGAGGGTGTCCGTAGAGGCGAGGATGCAGAAGGTGCGGAGATAGCTGCAGTCCCCCCGTCGcggcagaaagaggagaccGCTCGTGAGAAGCCGCGTCCGTTCGAGAAACGGAGGAATATCATGTTCCCACTTTTGTCTCGAGCGGTGGGAGAGGCCTGCAAGGACGCCACAcgtggcggccgcagacgccagaAACGGAGTTCAGGTGTCAGTCTttcttcgtcgctcgcctctagCCCCgtgtcttcgttttcttcgtcggcgtcgtcgtcgtgcttctcctctgctgtctctgccgcttctttgtgcgcgtcgtcggcgtcctcgtcccgcgcgttttctgccACGAGTCCGTTGTCGTCTTTCGCCTCCATTTCTTCCCTGCCGTCGGATATCTCGTTCCACTCTGCGTCTTCGaagtcgtcttctctctcctcctcgtcctcctcctcctccacgtCGTCCCTGGCCTTCTCGTttccctctgcctcctccccGTCGGCCGtctcgctgcctgcctctgcgcctctggccgcctccgcttccgcctccgcctccgcctcggcgcgaggagacgggccgcggggcgcggcgTGCCCGGTGGCGGCTCGAGTTCTGAACGACGCGTATCATTCGTCCTGtgcgtccgcgcgccgcagcagccagccGAAAGGCGTCGCatcctcctcttcagctccgtcggccttctccgcgtggTCGCTCTCcacgtcgtcgctctccgcgtcgtcgctctccacgtcgtcgctcgcgcccgcctccacgctgccggcgtcgaGCCACTCGTCTTCCctgtcctcctcttcgtcgtcgctttcTGAGAaagccgaggcggagaggccgggggcaggcagcggcagtctccgccgcgaagcggaggaggacggcgagtctcgacggcgaagagacgcagcgtGCGAGCGTGGcaagagagaagcggcgcaCAGCCGGcacccgcgcgtcgcgcatcccgagcgcagaagagacgaagaaaaggaaaaggCCCTCGACGAGAAGATGGCGACGATTCGGGAGCAAAATCGACTCCTagagaagagacacagacaggtgcgaggcagcagcgcgaagtCGAGATCGCACCAGCGAAGCAcgagcctctgcggcctctgcgggcgaAAAAAGGACTCAGCGATGAAGGCATCTAGGTCTtgcgtacatacatatgcgtatatagatagaaatagatag